Below is a window of Humulus lupulus chromosome 9, drHumLupu1.1, whole genome shotgun sequence DNA.
GCTCATCCTCAAGAGTTGAAATTTGTCTTCCATGGATTCAAAGGAAACGAAACCAATTTAACCACAGAAGGAGCTTCCATCATCAAAAACACCGGTCTACTCAGACTCACAAACCGATCCCAGAACGTAATCGGCCACGCGTTCTATTCAGAGAGCATTCGAATGACTGAAAGGACCCCTCCTTCGCACCTTAAAAACGTCTCTTCTTTCAGTACCCATTTCGTCTTCGCCATAGTCCACCGCGGCTCCGACCCCGGAGGATATGGCCTCACTTTCACCATTTCTCAAAAGAACAAATTCCCGGAAGCTGAAGCAGACCACTATCTCGGGCTTTTCAACAAAGCCACCAACGGTAGTTCGAACAACCATATCTTCGCCGTCGAGTTCGACACAGTTAATGGGTTCAACGAAAACGCGGATAGGAACGGAAACCATGTCGGAATCAACATCAACGGCATGATATCCAACGCGGCTGAACCGGCAGCTTACTATTCAGAAGGCTCAGACTCAAACAAAGAAGATGTGGATTTAGAGAGCGGAGATCCAATACAAGCATGGATTGATTACGACGGGCAAACCAGTGTCGTTAATGTAACAATCGCACCTGCCTCTCTAGACTATCAACCGAGCAAACCCCTTCTGTCCAAGTGGGTAAACTTAACAGACGTTGTTTTGGACAATATGTATATTGGGTTTTCTTCATCGACAGGCCTAATAAAGGCAAGCTCTCATTACATTCTGGGTTGGAGCTTCGCCTTGAACGGGCCAGCTCCTGCATTAAACCTCTCCCGACTTCCAGAAGCACCAAAGGAGAAGAGCCCCAGTTCGTTAAAAACGAGTACCGTGGTCCTCATCGCTGTTCTGTCGTCTGTGGTTTTGACCCTTTTGGGGGTTCTCATAGTTCTCTTACTTTACAAAAGAATGATGCCCTTTGAGCGTCTTGAAGAGTGGGAATTGGATTGTCCACACAGGTTTCGTTACAAAGATCTATATTTAGCAACCAAAGGGTTCAAAGACTCAGAGATAGTCGGAGTTGGTGGCTTCGGCGCCGTCTACAGAGGAGTTTTGCCGACAACCGGTGTAGAGGTGGCCGTCAAGAAGATCACAAGGAGTTCCAAAGAGGGTATGAAAGAATTCGCAGCCGAGATAGAGAGTTTGGGAAGATTAAGGCACAAGAACTTGGTTAATCTCCAAGGTTGGTGTAAGAAAAAGAACAACCTTTTAATTGTATACGACTACATCCCATACGGTAGCCTAGACGCTCTCATCTTCCACCCCAAAGACGACGCCGTTTTGGAATGGCACGAGAGGTTTAACATCATCAAAGGGGTTGCTTCTGGGCTCTTGTATCTTCACGAAGAGTGGGAACAAGTGGTGCTTCATCGAGATGTGAAATCGAGTAATGTCTTGATTGATCTCGATTTGAACCCAAGGCTTGGAGATTTTGGCTTGGCCAGGCTGCATGACCACGGTGAATTGTCACACACTACTGGTGTTGTGGGCACGATCGGGTACATAGCGCCGGAGCTGGCTCGAGTAGGCAGGGCTTCGACGAGCACAGACGTGTTCGCTTATGGAGCTTTGCTTCTCGAAGTGGCTACTGCGAGGAGGCCAATCGGGTCGGGTCATTTCATACTGGTGGATTGGGTCATGGAGTGTTTTCAAACGGACCGGTTACTTGAGGTAATGGATCAGAAATTGGGCTCAGACTTTGTTGTGAAGGAGGCGGAGTTGGTGCTCAAGTTGGGCCTGCTTTGTTCCCACTATAGGCCCGAATTTCGGCCCACTATGAGGCAAGTGATTCGGTACTTGAATGGGGAGGAAGAGCTTCCAATGATTGAGAATTGGGGAGTTTTTGATTCTGGACGAGTCACTAAAGTAGACTCCAAGTTTATGAAAGGAATTTCTAGTGATCAGATCAGATCGTACAGGTCTTCCTCTCTTGGTGCAATCTCTTACAGTTCTTTTGATGCCGGGAGATAGCTTAGGCTGCTTATACATCTCAAATGGTTCGTATTGTTGTTATTTATTGTAGCATTTTAACTTCAATTCCTTGTTGTGtaaattcttttctttcttccatACCATATGTCAGGTTCTGTACACCACTTTTGTTAGATAGATTTATACCATAACAGTGTTGTTAGTTGTTACATGAATACGATTAATTGATGTCAATAACACCCTATGGAAAGTTGTGGCACTCCATATACTGTATTATTAATAATAACTTTGATGACATTTTGTACGTTCTCAAGTACAATATTTATTCATTATTTGTCATTAAAAATCAGAACATCTTGGTGTGGAAATTTGTGTGGTTAGACAAAGTACACAACTTTAGTATTCCAGAATGAAATGACAAAAAATTCACATGGTAGAGTAGAGATTTATGAGTAAGATTGTCAAAGGGGTAATTGATTGTTGTTGTATCAAAGTCCGATTTCAGCTAGAGATATAATTTAACTATCAGAAAAGGGATAAGAGCTTTATGGCATTAATCAAAAAGGAAAAGCAAACGTACGCAAAATATGGGAACCAACCAAAGAAGATATGGCTTCTTTTTTTGGCATGACAATAATTCACGCGAGATACAAATAAAGTTTTAATTATTATGCATCACTTGTGAATGGATGAAGCTTGTTGAGAAATGACAATAAAAAATCATCAAAAGCGAAAACTTCATTTTCACATTCAATCCTTGAAAGATACTAatattttttcatatatatatatatataaatcaagtGTAGATAATAATAGCCATATCATCAATTCACAGAACTAAAAAACTGTTGAGGAAAATGAGAGAAGGAACATAATAAATGACACAAGGCCCACTGATCAGTGGATGCATTACACTAAACAGAGTTCCACAACAGACAACGGCCCAATTTCATCTAGAAGTGGCTGCAATATATACTTGAAACTTTCATAAAACTCTTTTACCCACCCATAGCGCTAATTTTCTCTTTCCCTAAAAAAATTtccatgaaaattcaaaattgaTCGGCAATAGACACAAGAACTCTGGACTTGACAAACTTACTGAAGAAAACAAGACTCCTGGGAATGGTTTGTTTCTTTTCAAGAAACCATGACGCGTCCGATCATTCCCTGAGTCCAAGTTGCAGTTTCCTTGAGCTGTTCGTCATCGGATTGAAGACACTCGCCCAAGAATTCTTTGTAAAATGCTCGTTCTCTGAAGAGCAACTTGGTGTTTGGACCAAGTGCATCTGCAAGATCACCGATCACAGCAACAGCTGCTCTTGTCACGCTTTCATCCCTGCAAACAAATCACAAGATGTAAAAACAGTCAGTCTACTATCAGCAGGCAAGGACAATTCCATAGTTTAGGGAGTACATATATACATACCTCTGTTTATCTCTGAAAACTGTTTCTATGAATTGCAAGAGATGTTGGGCATATGGCAACATGATTTCAGATTTTGAATTCTTGAATCCTTGTAAAATACCAGAATAAGCTTCAAAGATGCTACGCTTCAGCTGGTTTGCATAGTCTATCAACTCGTCATCACTGGTGTCCATTCTAGCACAGAGCTCGGCAGCTCCTTGCATCATTTGCAGTGCATAAGGAACATACTTTTCAAAGTGCTCTTCAATTGCAAGAGCAATGTCCCCGAAGCAAGAAAATATGGGAGGCTTCACAGAACGATGAAGTTCTTCACTAGAAAGATCTTTAATCAGGTGATTCATTATCCCATCGCAATATGGCAACACCTTGCCATCCAAGGCACGACATATATCACCAACCACACCGACGGTAATGGCACAAACCTGGTACTCCTCAAAATTTTGCAATCCAGTCTCCAAATACCTATAGAACTCTGGCATGTATTTCTCAAAGTCTGTTCCAGTAGCATAAGCCAGTGCTCCAATTGCAAGCATTGCTTCCTCATGCACGGTGGAACTACGGCAAGCAAAGACCTTTAGAAACAAGGTCATGATCTGGTCTGCAGTCTGAAGAACTACGGTCTTGGTTTCATCAACACTGCTAAGTTTTTGGATAATAACTTGAAGAACCCCACAGAGAGAAGCTTGCAAGTCTCCTTGTTTTTCCCTGTCGTCCAATGATGCAATCTGAAGCTCTATCGTATTACCCAACTTATCCATGATAGCAGGAAGCAGCTGTGCTATGATGCTAGAAGTTTCTACAATATTCGAACACCTAACTACTTCATTCAATGTTTCATAAGCAGATGATCTCAGCTTCAAGTCACCGCCATCTGTGCGATTGGCAGTTTTAAACAGACAGTCAACAATGCTTGGGATATATGGTGTGAGCATAGAGGAGTAGGGCCCAGCATCTTCATACCCCTGGGCAAGGTAATATATAGCCCCACATACTTTCTCAGCTACGTTTGGTGCATCCTGAATTCCCTCCAACAATATCTGCACAACTCGTTGAAGGTTCTCTGAAGAAATCACAGAAAAATCACCAGCAGGATTGTGCAACAACTCAAATATACGACTGAGAGTCCAAGCTGTTGTATCCTTGACATGGTTATTTTCATCCTTCATTGCCTTAAGCAAGAAATCCAACCCAGATTGAACGAGTTGGGAAAGCTTTTCAAGAGTTGGGCCTTCTAAGATTGAACCAAATGCATACGTAGCTGCCTCACGGCATCGCCAATCTGGCTTCATTATGTTACTTTCCACAAAGGGCATTACAAGGGGAAGAATAGAATCGCCAACTGTCCTGGCCACAAGACCTAAACATGTCCCACCAGCCATGGATACATTCCAGATACTATCATCCTGATCTTGATCTTCTTCCTGCTTAAGCAAGGTTTCCAGCAACATTGGCACTATGGATGGCAGAGCCTTCTCTATGAAGCGGGAATGGGGAGCTCCAGAATCCCCACTCTCTGCATCAAACTCTTGCAGCTCTATTTCTTCATCACAAATAGAGCTCCAAAACTCAATTGCCTGAAGAGCAACAGACTCCTCATCTCCCTTAA
It encodes the following:
- the LOC133800933 gene encoding probable L-type lectin-domain containing receptor kinase VI.1; translated protein: MATKFSLAFLICSSLIVSAHPQELKFVFHGFKGNETNLTTEGASIIKNTGLLRLTNRSQNVIGHAFYSESIRMTERTPPSHLKNVSSFSTHFVFAIVHRGSDPGGYGLTFTISQKNKFPEAEADHYLGLFNKATNGSSNNHIFAVEFDTVNGFNENADRNGNHVGININGMISNAAEPAAYYSEGSDSNKEDVDLESGDPIQAWIDYDGQTSVVNVTIAPASLDYQPSKPLLSKWVNLTDVVLDNMYIGFSSSTGLIKASSHYILGWSFALNGPAPALNLSRLPEAPKEKSPSSLKTSTVVLIAVLSSVVLTLLGVLIVLLLYKRMMPFERLEEWELDCPHRFRYKDLYLATKGFKDSEIVGVGGFGAVYRGVLPTTGVEVAVKKITRSSKEGMKEFAAEIESLGRLRHKNLVNLQGWCKKKNNLLIVYDYIPYGSLDALIFHPKDDAVLEWHERFNIIKGVASGLLYLHEEWEQVVLHRDVKSSNVLIDLDLNPRLGDFGLARLHDHGELSHTTGVVGTIGYIAPELARVGRASTSTDVFAYGALLLEVATARRPIGSGHFILVDWVMECFQTDRLLEVMDQKLGSDFVVKEAELVLKLGLLCSHYRPEFRPTMRQVIRYLNGEEELPMIENWGVFDSGRVTKVDSKFMKGISSDQIRSYRSSSLGAISYSSFDAGR
- the LOC133800934 gene encoding importin subunit beta-1 — encoded protein: MAMEITQFLLAAQSADAKVRTEAEASLRQFQEQNLPAFLLSLSFELANNEKPTESRRLAGIVLKNSLDAKDAVTKDRLVQQWMQIDVSIKTQIKDFLLGTLGSPVPEARHTSAQVVAKIASIEIPQKQWPALIGTLLANMTQRESHAGLKQATLETFGYVCEEISHRDLEQAEVNNVLTAVVQGMNFAENTVEVRLAATKALYNALDFAETNFQNEMERNFIMKVVCETAMSKEVEIRQAAFECLVSIASTYYEVLEPYMQALFELTSNAVKGDEESVALQAIEFWSSICDEEIELQEFDAESGDSGAPHSRFIEKALPSIVPMLLETLLKQEEDQDQDDSIWNVSMAGGTCLGLVARTVGDSILPLVMPFVESNIMKPDWRCREAATYAFGSILEGPTLEKLSQLVQSGLDFLLKAMKDENNHVKDTTAWTLSRIFELLHNPAGDFSVISSENLQRVVQILLEGIQDAPNVAEKVCGAIYYLAQGYEDAGPYSSMLTPYIPSIVDCLFKTANRTDGGDLKLRSSAYETLNEVVRCSNIVETSSIIAQLLPAIMDKLGNTIELQIASLDDREKQGDLQASLCGVLQVIIQKLSSVDETKTVVLQTADQIMTLFLKVFACRSSTVHEEAMLAIGALAYATGTDFEKYMPEFYRYLETGLQNFEEYQVCAITVGVVGDICRALDGKVLPYCDGIMNHLIKDLSSEELHRSVKPPIFSCFGDIALAIEEHFEKYVPYALQMMQGAAELCARMDTSDDELIDYANQLKRSIFEAYSGILQGFKNSKSEIMLPYAQHLLQFIETVFRDKQRDESVTRAAVAVIGDLADALGPNTKLLFRERAFYKEFLGECLQSDDEQLKETATWTQGMIGRVMVS